A genomic segment from uncultured Marinifilum sp. encodes:
- a CDS encoding HAD hydrolase family protein, giving the protein MAFFKEDLMKVSAFIFDVDGVLSNECIVIDANGEMLRTANTKDGYAIQYAIKKGYPVAIITGGVSNAVEKRYSGLGVKDIYMGSKNKIKDFEDFISKHDLNPDHIMYMGDDLPDFEVMKRIGIPTCPANAVEQIKAISNYISDKDGGFGCVRDVIEQVLRAHSKWIEDDTNIQSI; this is encoded by the coding sequence ATGGCGTTTTTTAAGGAAGATTTAATGAAAGTTTCGGCTTTTATTTTTGATGTTGATGGAGTGTTATCCAACGAATGTATTGTGATTGATGCGAATGGAGAAATGTTGCGAACAGCTAACACAAAAGATGGTTATGCAATACAATATGCCATAAAAAAAGGATATCCGGTTGCCATAATTACCGGAGGTGTATCGAATGCTGTAGAGAAACGATACAGTGGTTTGGGTGTGAAAGATATTTATATGGGATCGAAAAATAAGATTAAAGACTTTGAAGATTTTATTTCCAAGCATGATTTAAATCCGGATCATATCATGTATATGGGCGATGATTTACCCGATTTTGAAGTGATGAAACGAATTGGCATTCCTACTTGTCCGGCAAATGCAGTTGAGCAAATTAAAGCCATATCAAATTATATATCCGATAAAGATGGAGGATTTGGATGCGTAAGAGATGTTATTGAACAAGTGCTTCGTGCACATTCAAAATGGATAGAGGATGATACAAATATTCAAAGTATTTAA
- a CDS encoding PHP domain-containing protein, translating to MKKFRADLHTHTVLSPCGDLEMSPVNIVRKAKEKGIDILGITDHNSTLHASLIKELAKKQGIMVLMGAEVTTKEEVHCLCFFEDEDNLSQFQEYLNKHLPNIPNDTSKFGYQVVVNEKEEIVNEIDCLLISALNKSIDEIEKKVHQLNGLFIPAHINKTVNSIISQLGFLPPDLKVDALELSQHTTKSEFLKKNKYLSKYNFIQSSDAHYIENIGNVFTDFYIEELNFSEVRKALSREEGRSVEIVK from the coding sequence ATGAAAAAATTCCGGGCAGACCTGCATACTCATACAGTTTTATCTCCTTGTGGCGATTTGGAGATGAGTCCGGTAAATATTGTTCGAAAAGCCAAAGAAAAGGGAATCGATATATTAGGAATTACAGATCATAACTCAACACTGCATGCCAGCTTAATTAAAGAGCTGGCCAAGAAACAAGGAATAATGGTTTTAATGGGTGCCGAAGTTACGACCAAAGAAGAAGTGCACTGTTTGTGTTTTTTTGAAGATGAAGATAATCTATCTCAGTTTCAGGAATATTTGAATAAACACTTGCCAAACATTCCTAATGATACCAGTAAATTTGGTTATCAGGTTGTGGTTAATGAAAAGGAAGAAATAGTTAATGAGATTGATTGTTTATTAATTTCTGCTTTAAATAAGAGTATTGACGAGATAGAGAAAAAAGTTCACCAATTAAATGGTTTGTTCATACCAGCTCATATCAACAAAACAGTGAACAGTATTATTAGTCAGCTGGGCTTTTTACCACCCGATTTAAAGGTGGATGCTTTAGAGCTTTCTCAGCATACAACAAAGAGTGAGTTTCTAAAAAAGAACAAATATCTGAGCAAGTATAATTTTATACAAAGTTCAGATGCACATTATATAGAAAATATAGGAAATGTATTTACTGATTTTTATATCGAAGAATTGAATTTTTCTGAAGTAAGGAAAGCATTAAGTAGGGAAGAAGGAAGAAGTGTAGAAATCGTAAAATAA
- a CDS encoding Maf-like protein — translation MLNNLKDYQLILASQSPRRHQMLKELGVSFEIKTKEVEEIYPENMEPEKVPVYLAELKASAFKSDFKNNELVITADTIVCVDNCILGKPKDREDAVKMLKALSGRSHQVISGVCLMNREKKVSFATTTDVHFKVLSDKEINYYIDNFKPFDKAGAYGIQEWIGFIGIDGIEGSYFNVVGLPIQRLYQELSKF, via the coding sequence ATGCTGAATAATCTTAAAGATTATCAATTAATACTAGCTTCTCAATCACCCCGACGTCATCAGATGTTAAAAGAGCTGGGGGTATCGTTCGAAATTAAAACTAAAGAAGTTGAAGAAATTTATCCAGAAAATATGGAGCCAGAAAAGGTTCCTGTTTATTTGGCAGAATTAAAAGCTTCAGCATTTAAATCTGATTTTAAAAATAATGAATTGGTAATTACTGCAGACACAATTGTGTGTGTTGACAATTGTATTTTGGGCAAGCCAAAAGATAGAGAGGATGCAGTGAAAATGCTAAAAGCTCTATCAGGAAGATCACATCAGGTAATTAGTGGTGTTTGTTTAATGAACAGGGAAAAAAAAGTTAGCTTTGCTACTACAACTGATGTTCATTTCAAAGTCTTATCCGATAAGGAAATTAATTACTATATCGATAACTTTAAGCCTTTTGATAAAGCAGGTGCTTATGGAATACAAGAATGGATTGGATTTATAGGTATTGATGGAATAGAAGGTTCTTATTTTAATGTGGTTGGATTGCCAATTCAAAGACTCTATCAGGAACTATCGAAATTTTAA
- a CDS encoding porin, which yields MLKKLYIATLALGMVATSAVAQEKEMTAESNKGGIVLTSADKEYQVSINGRIYMDAVHYFDDVTDLSDDASIEDIRFGTSVKWGKWSAKVNVGFGNDEVKIKDAFLRYNHAKNSIFTVGNFFEPFGIEAAASSKELRFIGASNMTQAMGIGRSIGLGYTYYTDKFYGSTGLFAGSVDNNNDGDQGFASTTKLAYTPIVNDNVTFQLGASFTYRIPEANGFNESFNDDDYNREVVLTAGPEDKFLNADIQNARTDMRFNIQSLILSGPFMLQAEYTKTKVTRDDDYASKLQSDGPADYVTYIWPTTPGDYPGWYGELRDIEMDAYYAQIGFLLGDNYAYNSSSAYIKRPKAGTFEFLVRYDNTDLNDIDGTYFNGAYGPADLASALGGAGNKSIQGGKAETYSAGVNYYLNSNVMFRVNYSYMDVNNWQYPLDEKISMVKARIQVNF from the coding sequence ATGTTAAAAAAATTATATATCGCTACACTAGCTTTAGGAATGGTAGCGACAAGTGCAGTAGCTCAGGAAAAAGAAATGACTGCTGAATCGAACAAAGGAGGAATTGTATTAACTTCTGCTGATAAAGAGTATCAAGTAAGCATTAACGGTAGAATTTACATGGATGCAGTTCATTATTTTGATGATGTAACTGATTTAAGTGATGATGCTTCTATCGAGGATATCCGTTTTGGAACATCTGTAAAGTGGGGAAAATGGAGTGCTAAGGTTAATGTTGGCTTTGGTAACGACGAAGTAAAAATTAAAGATGCATTTTTGAGATATAATCATGCGAAGAACAGTATTTTTACTGTTGGTAACTTTTTCGAGCCATTTGGTATCGAGGCAGCTGCTTCTAGTAAAGAACTTCGTTTTATTGGTGCTTCTAACATGACTCAGGCAATGGGAATTGGTCGTAGCATTGGTTTGGGCTATACTTATTATACCGATAAATTTTATGGATCAACTGGTTTGTTTGCTGGTTCGGTAGATAATAATAACGATGGAGACCAAGGGTTTGCTTCAACTACTAAGTTAGCTTATACCCCAATTGTAAATGACAATGTTACTTTCCAATTAGGAGCTTCGTTTACTTATCGTATTCCTGAAGCTAATGGTTTCAACGAATCATTTAACGATGATGATTACAACCGTGAAGTTGTTTTAACCGCTGGTCCTGAGGATAAGTTTTTGAATGCTGATATTCAGAATGCAAGAACAGATATGCGTTTTAACATCCAATCATTGATTCTTAGTGGTCCTTTTATGTTGCAAGCAGAATACACTAAAACAAAAGTTACCCGTGATGATGACTATGCTTCTAAATTACAGAGTGATGGTCCTGCTGACTATGTAACTTATATTTGGCCTACAACTCCTGGCGATTATCCAGGATGGTATGGTGAGTTGCGTGACATTGAAATGGATGCATACTATGCTCAAATTGGTTTCCTTTTAGGTGATAATTATGCTTACAACTCATCATCTGCTTATATCAAACGTCCAAAAGCAGGAACTTTCGAGTTTCTTGTTCGTTACGATAATACTGATTTGAATGATATTGATGGTACTTATTTTAATGGAGCTTATGGTCCTGCTGATTTAGCATCTGCTTTAGGTGGTGCAGGTAACAAAAGTATCCAGGGTGGAAAAGCAGAAACTTATAGCGCTGGTGTAAATTATTATTTAAACAGCAATGTAATGTTCCGTGTAAATTATAGCTATATGGATGTTAACAACTGGCAATATCCGTTAGACGAAAAAATTAGTATGGTAAAAGCTAGAATCCAAGTGAATTTCTAG
- a CDS encoding ATP-binding protein has product MKFKFEIEGGNFSKAGSASSEVKKILKQLNVNPKIIKRTVVSLYEAEVNVVAHAFEGVMRVEVEPDKIIVQIEDKGPGIQDINQAMQEGFSTATPKVREMGFGAGMGLPNIKRNSDHMNITSTVNVGTKLEIINYFK; this is encoded by the coding sequence ATGAAGTTTAAATTTGAAATAGAAGGGGGAAATTTTTCTAAGGCTGGTTCTGCTTCAAGCGAGGTTAAGAAAATACTAAAACAACTCAATGTAAACCCTAAAATTATAAAAAGAACAGTTGTTTCTTTATACGAAGCCGAAGTTAATGTTGTAGCACATGCTTTCGAAGGTGTGATGAGGGTTGAGGTTGAACCCGATAAAATTATTGTTCAGATTGAAGATAAAGGACCAGGCATACAAGACATAAATCAGGCTATGCAGGAAGGTTTTTCAACAGCAACTCCTAAGGTTAGAGAAATGGGTTTTGGAGCAGGAATGGGATTGCCTAATATTAAACGTAATTCCGATCACATGAATATTACAAGTACTGTTAATGTTGGTACTAAGCTTGAAATAATTAACTATTTTAAATAG
- a CDS encoding UbiA family prenyltransferase, translating into MNNYLKLVRFPNLIIIALIQVVMRYFIIEPILAINRIKLQFSDTNFIILVLATVFMAAAGYIINDYFDTKADRFNKKDVVVGRLVKRRIALLMHQVFMGISIVLGGYISYEIGHWQFVLIFFMAGGLLWFYSTSYKYYFLLGSFLMAMVSAAIPFLVVIYEIPPLNNTYAEVLLASKTNFNYLLYWVGAFSFFAFIGALIGQFIRDLISTKGDREIHRQSLPVVIGLKWTKIVIVFLLVFLSASVFGVWYQFLNAPMDKITPWYFALLIILPLLLLAYYVIKYKEGNKFKMGLFLFRFAILTGISYAFVVNYTVGKL; encoded by the coding sequence ATGAACAATTACCTGAAGCTAGTTCGTTTCCCCAATTTAATTATTATCGCACTAATACAAGTGGTGATGCGTTATTTTATTATTGAACCTATTTTGGCAATCAATAGAATAAAGCTTCAGTTTAGCGATACTAATTTTATTATTTTGGTTTTGGCTACTGTTTTTATGGCTGCTGCCGGATATATTATCAACGATTATTTTGATACAAAAGCAGATCGTTTTAATAAAAAAGATGTGGTTGTTGGAAGGCTTGTAAAAAGGCGAATTGCACTACTAATGCATCAGGTTTTTATGGGAATATCGATAGTGCTGGGCGGCTACATTTCTTATGAAATTGGACATTGGCAATTTGTTCTTATCTTTTTTATGGCAGGAGGCTTGCTCTGGTTCTATTCTACTTCGTATAAATACTATTTTTTGTTGGGCAGTTTTTTAATGGCAATGGTATCAGCAGCAATTCCATTTTTAGTGGTTATTTACGAAATACCACCATTAAATAATACTTATGCAGAGGTTCTGTTAGCCTCGAAAACAAATTTTAATTACTTGTTATATTGGGTTGGAGCATTCTCGTTTTTTGCATTTATTGGTGCTTTAATTGGACAATTTATAAGAGATTTAATTTCTACAAAAGGCGATAGAGAAATTCACAGACAAAGCTTGCCTGTTGTAATTGGTTTAAAGTGGACTAAAATTGTAATTGTTTTTTTATTAGTGTTTTTGTCGGCTTCGGTATTTGGGGTGTGGTATCAGTTTTTAAATGCTCCAATGGATAAAATTACACCATGGTATTTTGCTTTGCTAATTATTTTGCCTCTTTTACTTTTGGCCTATTATGTAATAAAATATAAAGAAGGTAATAAATTTAAAATGGGATTATTTTTATTTCGCTTTGCAATATTAACGGGTATTTCATACGCTTTTGTTGTTAATTATACGGTAGGAAAATTATGA
- a CDS encoding glycerophosphodiester phosphodiesterase family protein: MKNLNVKNLLAGALILSSIGFAGCEDDTPDYNEFNNYQTYPLKELSAEAKVVRDYVKADAVIAHRGSTFWAPEETEAAFRWARNMGADYLELDLQRTKDGVLLALHDGNLRRTSNIESIFPGQEDYPVSVFTLAQLRELDAGSWFNIDEPENARESFVGQKISTLEEVLKIAEGYRISRDANGEPVKDMTRLNDDGTWAGYYEFEVDPQDNGNRPGVYAETKEPYLFSGMEADLAVFLTEQGWNITNSPKTIATTPGKVDVANTNGRFILQTFSRESVVKLEKELPGVPKCMLLWESESASYVRPSNTIESLAEFINFSVDYNCHIAGPSIAGNPNDYPELTEPWMCEMYHRAGMIVHAYSFDTEDQLRKYNGDYYYGGVSRFDDANRTVVGDFTYDVNRNMFIDGGFTNLTDLSMEYQGRELVGTAQEVLDNLGY, translated from the coding sequence ATGAAAAACTTAAATGTGAAGAATTTGTTGGCAGGAGCACTTATCTTGTCAAGCATTGGGTTCGCAGGGTGTGAAGATGATACCCCAGACTACAATGAGTTTAATAACTATCAAACCTATCCGCTAAAAGAGCTTAGTGCAGAGGCAAAAGTAGTTCGTGATTACGTTAAAGCTGATGCTGTAATTGCGCATCGTGGTTCTACGTTTTGGGCTCCAGAAGAAACAGAAGCTGCTTTTCGTTGGGCTCGTAATATGGGTGCTGACTATTTAGAGCTTGATCTTCAGAGAACTAAAGATGGCGTATTGCTTGCTTTGCACGATGGAAACCTTCGTCGTACTTCTAATATTGAGAGTATTTTTCCAGGTCAAGAAGATTATCCTGTAAGTGTTTTTACATTAGCTCAATTACGTGAGTTAGATGCTGGTTCATGGTTTAATATTGATGAACCTGAAAATGCTCGTGAATCATTCGTAGGGCAAAAGATTTCTACTTTGGAAGAAGTATTGAAAATTGCTGAAGGTTACAGAATTAGTCGTGATGCTAATGGAGAACCAGTAAAAGATATGACTCGTTTAAACGATGATGGTACTTGGGCTGGATATTACGAATTTGAAGTAGATCCTCAGGATAACGGTAACCGTCCAGGCGTATATGCTGAGACTAAAGAGCCATATTTATTCAGTGGAATGGAAGCTGATTTAGCTGTTTTCTTAACTGAACAAGGATGGAATATTACAAACTCTCCAAAAACAATTGCAACAACTCCTGGAAAAGTTGATGTTGCTAATACAAACGGTCGTTTTATTCTTCAAACATTTTCTCGTGAATCTGTTGTGAAGTTAGAAAAAGAGCTTCCAGGTGTGCCTAAATGTATGTTGCTTTGGGAGTCAGAAAGTGCCTCTTATGTTCGTCCTTCGAATACAATCGAATCTTTAGCTGAGTTTATTAATTTCTCAGTAGACTACAATTGTCATATTGCAGGTCCTTCTATTGCTGGTAATCCAAACGACTATCCTGAATTAACTGAGCCTTGGATGTGCGAAATGTATCACCGCGCAGGAATGATTGTTCATGCTTACTCTTTTGATACTGAAGATCAGTTGAGAAAATATAATGGTGATTACTATTATGGTGGAGTTTCACGTTTTGATGATGCAAACCGTACTGTTGTAGGTGACTTTACTTATGATGTTAACAGAAATATGTTCATTGATGGTGGCTTTACTAACTTAACAGATTTGTCAATGGAATATCAAGGTCGTGAGTTAGTTGGAACAGCTCAGGAAGTATTGGATAATTTAGGCTACTAA
- a CDS encoding S46 family peptidase, producing the protein MIKKLSLFLMAIVLLMGSQVKADEGMWIPMLLKKYNIEDMQKAGFKLSADDIYNINQACLKDAVIGLGREGSPFHHFCTGELISDEGLIVTNHHCGYGAIQNHSTLEHDYLKDGFWAMSRDQELVNEGITASFLVRMADVTQQVLDSITSDTKEADRQKMIRKHIKKIVEAAEKDSGYRASVKPFYNGNQYFLSVYEIYKDVRLVGAPPSAIGKFGGDTDNWMWPRHTGDFSMFRIYADKDNKPASYSKDNVPMKPKQSFKISLKGVNQDDFTMVFGYPGTTTEYLTSHALKMMTEVNNPHKIKIRTKKLDLMRADMDASALVRIQYSAKYAGVANSWKRWQGEIKGLRRLNAIDKKQQLEKDFEQWANSQPDLKKKYAGILKEMEGLYKELTPVSLARDYALEAGFRGAEAVGFALKFKSLAQLTKKDANKVSEYVESLLKASSAFFKNYNKPTDKKLLAATLKMYSDNLEDKYLPKEIINIRTKYKGDFQAYAEKAMSKSVFTDQEKLNQLLSTYKLSMGKKLAKDPIFVLANSIRFFYASEIAPIYGKLNLKTVSLQRNYMAGLMEMQPEKTFYPDANSTFRVHYGKVSGYKARNAVTYDHYTTLEGIIEKDNPEIFDYDVPQKLKDLYHKKDFGAYMNEKGEMPVCFAATNHTTGGNSGSPVLNANGELIGLNFDRAWEGVMSDLMYDAEICRNVSLDIRYVLFIVDKFAGAGYLLDEMNIVK; encoded by the coding sequence ATGATTAAAAAATTGAGTTTATTCCTCATGGCAATAGTCTTGCTTATGGGAAGTCAGGTAAAAGCAGATGAGGGAATGTGGATTCCGATGTTGCTAAAAAAATACAATATTGAAGATATGCAAAAGGCTGGCTTTAAGCTTTCTGCCGACGATATCTACAATATTAATCAGGCATGTTTGAAAGATGCAGTAATTGGCCTGGGAAGGGAAGGAAGTCCGTTTCACCATTTTTGTACCGGAGAGTTAATTTCTGATGAAGGCTTAATTGTTACCAATCATCATTGTGGATATGGAGCTATTCAAAATCATTCTACCCTGGAACATGATTACTTAAAAGATGGATTTTGGGCAATGAGTAGAGATCAGGAGCTCGTAAACGAAGGAATTACAGCTTCTTTTTTAGTTCGTATGGCTGATGTAACTCAACAAGTTTTAGATAGTATTACCAGCGATACCAAAGAGGCCGATCGTCAGAAAATGATTAGAAAACACATTAAGAAAATTGTTGAGGCAGCCGAAAAAGACTCTGGTTATCGCGCAAGCGTAAAGCCATTTTATAATGGTAATCAATATTTTTTATCGGTTTACGAAATTTATAAAGATGTGCGTTTAGTTGGAGCACCGCCATCGGCAATTGGAAAATTTGGTGGCGATACCGATAATTGGATGTGGCCACGTCATACCGGCGATTTTTCGATGTTTAGAATTTATGCAGATAAGGATAATAAGCCAGCTTCTTATTCTAAAGATAACGTGCCTATGAAACCAAAACAATCATTCAAGATTTCGCTTAAAGGTGTAAATCAGGATGATTTTACAATGGTATTTGGTTATCCGGGAACAACAACAGAGTATCTTACGTCGCATGCTTTAAAAATGATGACAGAAGTTAACAACCCGCATAAAATTAAAATCAGAACCAAGAAACTGGATTTAATGAGAGCCGATATGGATGCGTCTGCTTTGGTAAGAATTCAATACTCGGCAAAATATGCAGGAGTTGCTAATTCGTGGAAAAGATGGCAGGGAGAAATAAAAGGGCTTCGCAGATTGAATGCCATTGATAAAAAACAGCAATTGGAAAAAGACTTTGAGCAATGGGCAAATTCTCAGCCAGATTTGAAAAAGAAATATGCTGGTATTCTAAAAGAAATGGAAGGCCTTTATAAAGAGTTAACACCTGTTAGTTTGGCCAGAGATTATGCTTTAGAAGCCGGATTTAGAGGTGCCGAGGCAGTTGGATTTGCATTAAAGTTTAAATCTCTTGCTCAATTAACAAAAAAAGATGCAAATAAGGTGTCTGAGTATGTTGAATCTTTATTGAAAGCCAGTAGCGCATTTTTTAAGAACTACAACAAACCAACCGATAAGAAATTATTGGCGGCAACTTTAAAAATGTATAGCGATAATTTAGAGGATAAATATTTGCCTAAAGAAATTATCAATATCAGAACAAAATATAAAGGCGATTTTCAAGCTTATGCAGAAAAGGCAATGAGTAAGTCTGTATTTACTGATCAGGAAAAATTAAATCAACTATTAAGTACTTATAAATTGTCGATGGGTAAAAAATTGGCGAAAGACCCAATTTTTGTGTTGGCAAATAGTATCAGATTTTTTTACGCGTCGGAAATTGCACCAATATATGGCAAGTTGAATTTGAAAACTGTTAGCTTGCAACGCAATTATATGGCCGGTTTAATGGAAATGCAGCCCGAAAAAACATTCTACCCCGATGCGAACTCAACTTTTAGAGTTCATTACGGAAAAGTATCTGGTTATAAGGCGCGAAATGCAGTAACTTACGATCATTATACCACACTCGAAGGAATTATCGAAAAAGATAATCCAGAGATTTTCGATTATGATGTACCGCAAAAGTTAAAAGATTTATACCATAAAAAGGATTTTGGTGCTTACATGAACGAGAAAGGTGAAATGCCAGTTTGTTTTGCAGCAACCAACCATACAACAGGAGGTAATTCGGGGAGTCCTGTGTTAAATGCTAATGGCGAATTAATCGGATTAAATTTCGATAGAGCATGGGAAGGTGTGATGTCCGACCTAATGTACGATGCTGAAATATGTCGTAACGTATCTCTTGATATTCGTTATGTGCTTTTTATTGTCGATAAATTTGCTGGTGCAGGCTATTTATTAGATGAAATGAATATTGTAAAATAG
- a CDS encoding [Fe-Fe] hydrogenase large subunit C-terminal domain-containing protein has product MEEVHFYHALKVVDEVCIGCTHCMNVCPTAAIRVKNGKASINKNACVDCGECLKACPVNAIIVEQDDFTQIFNYKQRVALLPTVLLGQFPDNISEKQIYSVILEQGFTHVYEVDETVDVLLGATKEYMNHHHQERPFISSFCPAIVRLIQVKFPALVDHIIRLKPVIDISALFYRKKLMDEGFKQDEIGVFYVTPCAAKIAAVKSPVGEEESLINGVINMDFIYNKVLLSIKQNKAEGKKDVLDKHISRRSIGWTLTNGEASQYSGRCLAIDEIHNVIEVLEKLENDEITDVDFLELRACDHSCAGGVLATENRFLAIERLRKRAAWYHKNKPAVLEEKEIEKYTSYLLDNMSINDVEPRSIVSLDSDMMVAMQKMKKINRIMKVLPGIDCGACGAPRCQALAEDVAQGKAKMTQCVFLQKMLTKEGLISPQESFDISENTWGKKRFEKKKLNDH; this is encoded by the coding sequence ATGGAAGAAGTTCATTTTTATCATGCATTAAAAGTAGTAGACGAAGTTTGTATTGGTTGTACACACTGTATGAATGTATGTCCAACTGCGGCTATTCGTGTTAAAAATGGAAAAGCGAGTATCAATAAAAATGCTTGTGTCGATTGCGGAGAGTGTCTTAAAGCTTGTCCTGTTAATGCAATTATTGTGGAACAAGACGATTTTACTCAAATTTTTAACTATAAACAAAGGGTTGCATTATTGCCAACCGTGCTTTTGGGGCAGTTCCCCGATAATATTTCCGAGAAACAAATTTACTCTGTTATCCTTGAACAGGGATTTACTCACGTATACGAAGTAGATGAAACTGTTGATGTACTGCTAGGAGCAACAAAAGAGTATATGAATCATCATCATCAGGAAAGACCATTTATTTCAAGTTTTTGTCCTGCAATTGTTCGTTTAATACAGGTTAAATTTCCCGCTTTGGTAGATCATATTATTCGTTTAAAACCTGTTATTGATATATCTGCTCTTTTTTATCGTAAAAAATTAATGGATGAAGGGTTTAAGCAAGATGAAATAGGCGTTTTTTACGTTACTCCATGCGCTGCAAAAATTGCTGCTGTAAAAAGTCCGGTTGGAGAAGAAGAATCCTTAATAAACGGGGTAATTAATATGGATTTTATTTACAATAAAGTTCTTCTTAGCATAAAACAGAATAAGGCAGAAGGGAAAAAAGATGTTTTGGATAAGCATATTTCCAGAAGAAGCATTGGTTGGACATTGACCAATGGTGAAGCATCGCAATATTCGGGGCGTTGTTTGGCAATCGACGAAATTCATAATGTAATAGAAGTGTTGGAAAAATTAGAGAACGATGAAATTACCGATGTTGATTTTTTAGAATTGCGCGCTTGCGATCATTCTTGTGCGGGTGGAGTTTTGGCAACTGAAAATCGTTTTTTAGCAATAGAAAGATTAAGGAAAAGAGCTGCTTGGTATCACAAAAATAAACCTGCAGTGCTCGAAGAAAAAGAAATTGAAAAATACACTTCGTATCTTTTAGATAATATGTCGATTAATGATGTGGAACCACGTTCTATTGTGAGTTTAGATTCTGATATGATGGTGGCCATGCAGAAAATGAAAAAAATTAATCGGATAATGAAGGTTTTGCCAGGAATTGATTGTGGAGCATGCGGTGCGCCACGGTGTCAGGCTTTAGCCGAAGATGTAGCACAAGGAAAAGCAAAAATGACTCAATGTGTGTTCTTGCAAAAAATGCTCACTAAGGAAGGTCTAATTTCTCCACAGGAATCATTTGACATATCAGAAAATACCTGGGGAAAAAAAAGATTTGAAAAGAAAAAATTAAACGATCATTAA
- a CDS encoding serine kinase, which produces MTVKDIVEKLGLKVCSGKQGLNREIEGGYTSDLLSDVMGNADENHIWVTLQTHKNIMAIASLKELAAVVLVKAYEPEADAVEQSNLEGIPILSSDEEAFELTGKLYELIKKK; this is translated from the coding sequence ATGACAGTAAAAGATATAGTTGAAAAATTAGGACTGAAAGTTTGTAGTGGTAAGCAAGGCTTGAATCGAGAGATAGAAGGAGGATACACTTCCGATTTGTTAAGTGATGTAATGGGAAATGCCGATGAAAACCACATTTGGGTAACTCTGCAAACACATAAAAATATTATGGCCATTGCTTCCTTAAAAGAATTAGCTGCAGTTGTGCTGGTAAAAGCTTACGAGCCCGAAGCCGATGCTGTCGAGCAAAGTAATCTCGAAGGAATTCCGATTTTATCTTCTGATGAGGAAGCTTTTGAACTTACTGGGAAGTTGTATGAACTGATTAAGAAAAAGTAG
- a CDS encoding DUF2520 domain-containing protein — translation MIRKIVILGAGNLATQLSLALYENGIEILQIYSRTIESAKTLASKVSAEPTNLLKEIKRNADLYVFALSDKALQPVLDKMPVPIGNAVHTAGSIPMSVFENYAKNYGVFYPLQTFSKQRKVDFSNIPVCIESNNKILKQDLFALGKKISKNINSISSEQRKQLHLAAVFTCNFANHMYSIGQKILEEKAVDFKLLTPLIQETAQKVLELDPISAQTGPAVRFDKEIISAHEKALKDTPDFQKLYSFVSESIFKMHNKEND, via the coding sequence ATGATAAGAAAAATTGTAATACTAGGTGCCGGAAATTTAGCTACACAGCTATCTTTGGCTTTGTACGAAAATGGAATAGAGATATTACAGATTTACAGCAGAACAATAGAATCGGCTAAAACTCTTGCAAGTAAAGTTAGTGCAGAGCCAACCAATTTGCTTAAAGAAATTAAAAGAAATGCCGACTTGTATGTGTTTGCTTTAAGCGATAAAGCATTGCAGCCTGTTCTTGATAAAATGCCGGTGCCAATTGGAAATGCTGTTCATACAGCGGGAAGTATTCCAATGAGTGTTTTTGAGAATTATGCGAAAAATTATGGTGTTTTTTATCCTTTGCAAACATTCTCGAAACAACGAAAAGTCGATTTCTCCAATATTCCTGTTTGTATAGAATCGAATAATAAAATTCTGAAACAAGATTTGTTTGCCTTAGGAAAAAAAATATCTAAAAATATAAATTCTATATCCTCTGAACAGAGAAAACAATTGCATTTAGCAGCAGTTTTTACCTGTAATTTTGCCAATCACATGTATAGCATCGGACAAAAAATATTAGAAGAGAAAGCTGTTGATTTTAAGTTGCTTACTCCTTTAATTCAGGAGACAGCACAAAAAGTACTTGAGCTTGACCCTATATCGGCACAAACGGGACCTGCCGTCCGATTCGATAAAGAAATAATATCGGCACACGAGAAGGCTTTAAAAGATACTCCTGATTTTCAAAAATTGTATAGTTTTGTGAGTGAAAGCATTTTTAAAATGCACAATAAAGAGAATGACTAA